One Labeo rohita strain BAU-BD-2019 chromosome 12, IGBB_LRoh.1.0, whole genome shotgun sequence genomic region harbors:
- the desi1b gene encoding desumoylating isopeptidase 1b produces MADGSSYNVNLYIYDLSKGLARQLSPMMLGKQVEGIWHTSIVIYGEEFFYGGGGITSCFPGGTILGMPDSIVDLGNTEVPQELFQEYLFSLRESTYRPEKYHLFENNCNTFSSEVAQFLTGTKIPSYITDLPSEVLATPFGQALRPFLDSVTVTPAGNNGMNGYGQL; encoded by the exons ATGGCTGATGGAAGTTCTTACAATGTGAATTTGTACATTTATGATCTGTCAAAAGGACTGGCCCGTCAGCTGAGTCCCATGATGTTAG GAAAGCAAGTCGAGGGAATATG GCACACCTCTATAGTGATTTATGGGGAAGAGTTTTTCTATGGAGGAGGAGGCATTACAAGCTGCTTTCCG GGTGGTACTATTCTAGGTATGCCTGATTCCATAGTGGACCTTGGAAACACAGAAGTTCCCCAGGAACTTTTTCAGGAATATCTGTTTTCACTCAGGGAGTCCACTTACAG ACCTGAAAAATACCACCTTTTTGAAAACAACTGTAACACCTTCAGCTCTGAGGTTGCACAGTTTTTAACAGGAACTAAGATTCCCTCATACATCACTGACCTCCCGTCTGAGGTGCTCGCTAC ACCTTTTGGGCAAGCACTCCGTCCTTTTCTCGATTCAGTCACCGTCACTCCAGCAGGGAACAATGGCATGAATGGATATGGCCAGTTGTAA